From the Xenorhabdus ishibashii genome, one window contains:
- a CDS encoding cobalt-precorrin-8 methylmutase, whose amino-acid sequence MSDYIRQPQQIERNSFDIISRLIFEARPDYRFMDADQEAVVKRVIHTTADFDWLDILYFSPDVLSRIRDAILRGCTLYTDTTMVLSGINKTCLAQYGSECRCYVSDPRTMQMAKVQQITRSMAAVDLALQDAGEKIFVFGNAPTALFRLMEHSFVPIAVVGVPVGFVGAEESKHALINSGLSCIAAKGRKGGSNIAAAIINAILYRMPEVRHE is encoded by the coding sequence ATGAGTGATTACATCCGACAACCCCAACAGATAGAAAGAAATAGCTTTGATATTATCAGCCGGCTTATTTTCGAAGCGCGGCCTGATTACCGTTTTATGGATGCAGATCAAGAAGCGGTGGTCAAACGGGTGATCCATACCACCGCTGATTTTGATTGGCTTGATATTCTCTATTTTTCTCCCGATGTTTTGTCCCGCATTCGCGACGCTATATTGCGTGGCTGTACGTTATATACCGATACGACGATGGTGTTATCTGGCATCAATAAAACGTGTCTGGCTCAGTATGGCAGCGAATGCCGTTGTTATGTCAGCGATCCCCGCACCATGCAAATGGCAAAAGTCCAGCAAATCACACGTTCAATGGCAGCCGTTGATCTGGCTCTGCAAGACGCCGGAGAGAAAATTTTTGTCTTTGGTAACGCCCCGACTGCACTGTTTCGTTTGATGGAGCATTCATTTGTACCCATTGCAGTCGTTGGTGTGCCTGTTGGGTTTGTTGGCGCAGAGGAATCAAAACATGCCCTGATCAATAGCGGATTAAGTTGCATTGCAGCAAAAGGACGCAAAGGAGGAAGCAATATTGCTGCTGCCATTATCAACGCCATTCTGTACAGGATGCCGGAGGTCAGGCATGAATGA